In a single window of the Caproicibacterium sp. BJN0003 genome:
- a CDS encoding M20 metallopeptidase family protein, translating into MTILESAQKIESHLSELREEFHRHPEAAFQEKETSALIAAELRKIGSYQITENICGHGILAEIHGNKPGKAVALRADMDALQIPEETGLPFCSQTPGMMHACGHDNHITMLLGAARLLAQFQDQISGTVRLIFQPAEEFSPKGGSRSMIEAGALKGIDAIFGLHVWPGLPLGTFGVKAGPLMAASDHFYVKIHGKSGHAATPEAGIDSLLAGAQFVTAAQSIISRNTDPLKSAVISIGTFKAGTRYNIIAEECALEGTCRTFDPDVRDLAERRLGEVLKGICTLSQCTGELDYERGYMAVNNDAAMSDYVHKTAASLFGAEKSVLVPHPSMCAEDFAFYLDHVPGAFAWIGTSKEGDPIWPLHSSHFTANEDILWRGAALLASLALNFKG; encoded by the coding sequence ATGACAATTCTTGAATCCGCGCAAAAGATAGAATCACATCTTTCCGAGCTGCGGGAAGAATTCCATCGCCATCCGGAGGCAGCTTTTCAGGAAAAAGAGACCTCCGCTTTGATTGCAGCAGAACTGCGAAAAATCGGTAGCTACCAAATTACAGAAAACATCTGTGGACATGGAATTCTTGCAGAAATTCACGGCAACAAGCCCGGCAAAGCGGTTGCACTTCGCGCCGATATGGACGCTCTTCAGATTCCAGAAGAAACAGGGCTGCCATTTTGTTCTCAAACTCCGGGTATGATGCACGCATGCGGTCATGATAATCATATTACGATGCTGTTGGGTGCAGCGCGTTTACTCGCACAGTTTCAAGATCAAATTTCTGGAACAGTACGGCTCATTTTTCAGCCTGCCGAGGAATTCTCTCCAAAAGGCGGTTCCCGTTCTATGATTGAAGCCGGTGCATTAAAAGGAATCGACGCAATTTTCGGTCTGCATGTCTGGCCGGGACTTCCGCTTGGTACCTTCGGTGTAAAGGCCGGTCCGCTGATGGCTGCTTCTGATCATTTCTATGTTAAGATTCACGGAAAATCCGGTCATGCAGCTACTCCTGAAGCGGGAATCGATTCACTGCTCGCCGGTGCTCAATTTGTAACTGCAGCACAGTCGATTATCAGCCGCAACACAGATCCCCTTAAATCGGCAGTCATCTCCATTGGAACCTTTAAAGCCGGCACGCGCTATAATATTATTGCAGAAGAATGTGCTCTAGAGGGAACCTGCCGCACTTTTGACCCTGATGTTCGAGACCTTGCAGAGCGACGTCTAGGCGAAGTATTAAAGGGAATCTGCACCTTATCACAGTGTACCGGAGAGCTTGATTATGAACGGGGCTATATGGCCGTTAATAATGATGCAGCGATGTCTGATTACGTCCATAAAACCGCGGCTTCTTTGTTTGGAGCAGAAAAATCCGTTCTTGTTCCCCATCCTTCCATGTGCGCAGAAGATTTCGCTTTTTATCTCGATCATGTTCCAGGTGCCTTCGCCTGGATCGGCACTTCAAAAGAAGGAGATCCAATCTGGCCGCTGCACAGTTCTCATTTTACAGCCAACGAAGACATCTTATGGCGTGGTGCAGCACTGCTTGCCTCTTTGGCGTTAAATTTCAAAGGCTAA
- a CDS encoding M20 family metallopeptidase has translation METYEKLLTQLNAKIWDFSELKFCEYRSSGAIIDLLKKEGFSVESGLAGMDTAFTASFGSGHPIIGILAEYDALSGLSQKANVASPSPREETPNGHGCGHSLLGSGSVGAALMVRDYLKETKESGTVVLYGCPAEEGGSGKAYLARAGAFDHLDAAITWHPGGGNAVATGSMQANCQAYFRFKGISAHAAGAPHLGRSALDAVELMDVGANYLREHIEPTDRIHYAITNTGGISPNVIPNHAEVIYLIRSTDSEKVQKLYDRVCKIAKGAALMTETEVEIRFDKACSNVLSNSVLEEVLYQSMTSVPLPVYTEEELHFAKEIKKTVKEIDMASDLSLTASSAAEKRKMIAKCQALPMMNFVLPHKHLDINIPGSSDVGDCSHVVPTAQFIGACFVPGTPAHSWQAVAQGISGTAVKGMLYAARVLADTAKRLIDDPTILPKAKEEFLSETDGKPYRCPIPPEIMPNSNAKK, from the coding sequence ATGGAAACTTATGAAAAGCTGCTTACTCAGTTGAATGCGAAAATCTGGGATTTCTCAGAATTGAAATTTTGTGAATATCGTTCTTCAGGAGCAATCATCGATCTTCTTAAAAAAGAAGGGTTTTCAGTAGAATCCGGTCTAGCCGGAATGGATACAGCTTTTACTGCCTCCTTTGGCAGCGGTCATCCTATTATTGGCATTTTAGCCGAATATGATGCACTTTCGGGGCTCAGTCAAAAAGCCAACGTGGCGTCTCCTTCTCCCAGAGAAGAAACACCAAATGGGCATGGCTGTGGACACAGTCTGCTGGGCAGCGGCTCTGTCGGTGCTGCACTGATGGTACGGGATTATCTGAAAGAAACCAAAGAATCCGGCACCGTGGTTCTATACGGCTGTCCTGCAGAAGAAGGCGGCTCCGGAAAAGCTTATCTTGCGAGAGCCGGTGCATTCGATCATCTAGACGCTGCCATCACATGGCATCCCGGTGGAGGCAACGCTGTTGCGACCGGCTCCATGCAGGCAAATTGTCAGGCTTATTTCCGCTTTAAAGGAATCTCTGCTCACGCTGCCGGTGCCCCGCATTTAGGGCGTAGTGCTCTGGACGCCGTGGAACTGATGGACGTTGGCGCTAACTATCTGCGGGAACATATTGAGCCAACCGATCGGATTCATTATGCAATTACCAACACCGGCGGAATTTCTCCAAACGTAATACCAAACCACGCAGAGGTCATCTATCTGATCCGCTCGACTGATTCTGAAAAAGTACAGAAACTGTATGACCGTGTTTGCAAGATTGCAAAGGGTGCTGCCTTGATGACAGAAACCGAAGTGGAAATCCGATTTGATAAAGCCTGTTCGAATGTGCTCTCAAACTCCGTACTGGAAGAGGTTCTTTATCAGAGTATGACGAGTGTTCCTCTTCCCGTTTATACTGAAGAGGAACTGCATTTTGCAAAAGAGATCAAAAAGACGGTTAAAGAAATAGATATGGCAAGCGATCTCTCTTTGACAGCATCTTCTGCCGCAGAAAAGCGCAAAATGATTGCGAAATGTCAAGCACTGCCAATGATGAATTTTGTTTTGCCTCACAAGCACCTGGATATTAATATTCCGGGTTCTTCAGATGTCGGTGACTGCAGTCACGTCGTCCCTACCGCTCAGTTTATTGGTGCTTGTTTTGTGCCTGGTACACCGGCACACTCATGGCAAGCCGTAGCACAGGGAATTTCAGGCACAGCGGTCAAAGGGATGCTTTATGCTGCAAGAGTTCTCGCTGACACGGCAAAGAGGCTGATTGACGATCCTACCATTCTTCCAAAGGCTAAGGAAGAATTTTTATCCGAAACAGATGGAAAACCTTATCGCTGTCCAATCCCGCCGGAAATCATGCCAAATAGTAATGCAAAAAAATAA
- a CDS encoding sodium/glutamate symporter yields MTSAILTDLLKSLGLLGAFLLIGVFLRAKVKVFQKAFIPASVIGGFLLLLLGPQCFNILPVPTDWFNIYSLLPGILIVPVVASVPLGLRIGTGKDASTGEDASVLKNIVPLMFIGLGASMLQFAVGYGTHVAFSNQNLYDVFGIELAIGFVGGHGTAGTLGNMLNEMNLPYWQTSQGVAITTATFGLVGGILIGIAMINWAARHGQTAMLKKPADIPEPLRVGFEKDPAKQASIGRETTMSSSIDAFAFHMALIFLACGISYWILQITKAFKIPVLSSISVWAYGMLVMFLIWGIMCKLKIDYLVDDRVKSKISGSCTEFAVIAAIASLPLKAVATYIVPILVMVVIGYIVTTAVLFFFCKRLLKGYWFEQMIGTFGMATGVFLTGVLLLRICDPDLKSPALANYSLSYTVTSIIYFALLNMFIVLPMSNGAGFTALVGLGIGVVSLLGAIISSRIAFGKEFKGN; encoded by the coding sequence ATGACCAGTGCTATCCTTACCGACCTGCTTAAAAGTTTGGGACTTTTAGGCGCATTCTTACTAATCGGTGTGTTTTTACGCGCCAAAGTCAAAGTCTTTCAGAAAGCCTTTATTCCGGCTTCCGTGATCGGCGGATTTCTGCTCCTACTCCTAGGGCCGCAGTGCTTTAACATTCTTCCGGTTCCTACCGATTGGTTTAACATCTATTCTCTATTACCAGGCATTTTAATCGTTCCTGTTGTCGCATCTGTACCTCTTGGTCTGCGCATTGGAACAGGGAAAGATGCTTCTACAGGAGAAGATGCCAGTGTCCTCAAGAACATTGTTCCTCTGATGTTTATCGGACTTGGTGCCAGCATGCTACAATTTGCAGTCGGTTATGGCACGCATGTCGCCTTCAGCAATCAGAATCTCTATGACGTTTTCGGAATCGAACTTGCGATTGGATTTGTCGGAGGTCATGGCACCGCAGGTACCCTCGGCAATATGCTCAACGAAATGAATTTACCATATTGGCAAACTTCTCAGGGCGTTGCAATCACCACGGCAACCTTTGGTCTTGTCGGCGGCATTCTGATCGGCATCGCAATGATCAACTGGGCTGCCCGTCATGGTCAGACCGCTATGCTAAAGAAGCCAGCAGATATTCCGGAGCCGCTCCGTGTAGGCTTTGAAAAAGATCCTGCAAAGCAAGCTTCTATTGGCCGTGAAACCACAATGTCTTCCTCTATTGATGCATTTGCATTTCATATGGCTCTCATTTTTCTCGCCTGTGGAATTTCCTATTGGATTCTTCAAATAACCAAAGCTTTTAAGATTCCGGTATTAAGCAGTATTTCCGTATGGGCTTACGGCATGCTCGTCATGTTCCTCATCTGGGGAATTATGTGCAAATTGAAGATCGATTATTTGGTCGATGATCGCGTAAAGAGCAAGATTTCCGGTTCCTGCACTGAATTTGCTGTCATCGCAGCAATTGCCAGCCTCCCTCTCAAAGCAGTTGCCACTTATATCGTTCCAATTCTCGTCATGGTCGTCATCGGCTACATCGTTACCACCGCGGTTCTGTTCTTCTTCTGCAAACGTCTGCTGAAAGGCTACTGGTTTGAGCAGATGATCGGCACCTTCGGCATGGCAACAGGTGTTTTCCTAACAGGCGTTCTGCTTCTCAGAATCTGCGATCCGGACCTCAAGAGCCCTGCTCTTGCAAACTATTCACTCTCTTACACCGTTACCAGTATTATTTACTTTGCGCTACTTAACATGTTTATCGTTCTGCCAATGAGCAACGGTGCAGGATTTACCGCACTTGTTGGTCTTGGCATTGGCGTTGTCTCTTTGCTTGGTGCTATCATTTCGAGCCGTATCGCATTTGGCAAAGAATTTAAAGGAAACTGA
- a CDS encoding metal-dependent transcriptional regulator, giving the protein MNSMKEQNGFYTLKGYQKNDSADMTSAMEDYLEMICRILQQGETVKVGELSQRLHVKPSSVTKMVQQLTSSGYLRSEKYGLICLTQKGSQVGEYLLYRHDVLFRFLCILNHSQDELEEAEKIEHFLTPATIHRLDKLTQELEIARGKPSAELSQKEQTGLIKKGPPP; this is encoded by the coding sequence GTGAATTCTATGAAAGAGCAAAATGGATTCTATACTCTGAAAGGCTATCAAAAAAACGACAGCGCAGATATGACCTCTGCAATGGAAGATTATTTAGAAATGATCTGCCGAATTTTGCAGCAAGGGGAAACCGTAAAGGTAGGAGAGCTCTCCCAAAGGCTCCACGTAAAGCCTTCATCCGTTACAAAAATGGTTCAGCAGCTGACCAGCTCCGGATATCTCCGTTCAGAGAAATACGGATTGATCTGCTTAACTCAAAAAGGCAGTCAAGTTGGAGAATATCTACTCTACCGTCATGACGTTTTATTTCGTTTTCTCTGTATCCTCAACCATTCTCAGGACGAATTGGAAGAAGCGGAAAAAATCGAGCATTTTTTAACTCCTGCTACAATTCACAGACTTGATAAATTGACACAAGAACTGGAAATTGCAAGAGGAAAACCGTCTGCCGAACTCTCCCAAAAAGAACAAACAGGTTTAATCAAAAAAGGACCTCCTCCATAG
- a CDS encoding FeoA family protein, whose product MNQQLCLNDIVPGQHAVVRSLNSKGSMRRRLLDIGLIENTDVECLGRSPGGDPSAFLIRGAVIAIRSEDCQNILIKA is encoded by the coding sequence ATGAATCAGCAACTTTGCTTAAATGATATTGTACCGGGACAGCACGCAGTTGTCCGTTCATTAAATTCCAAAGGCAGCATGAGACGCCGACTTTTGGATATTGGGCTCATCGAAAATACAGATGTGGAATGTCTCGGAAGAAGCCCGGGAGGGGACCCATCGGCATTCCTGATTCGGGGAGCGGTAATTGCCATCCGTTCAGAAGACTGCCAAAACATCCTGATTAAAGCTTAG
- a CDS encoding ferrous iron transporter B — translation MGLTNRSVGINAVDSGLKIQKHTPLDRVIALAGNPNVGKSTVFNGLTGMNQHTGNWPGKTVTNAQGYCGTKKHSYVMVDIPGTYSLMAHSAEEEVARNFICFGDPDAVVVVCDATCLERNLNLVLQTMEISSKVVVCVNLMDEAKKKNIYIDLKMLQKRLGVPIVSTVARKKSSLQKLMNTLDSVVDGKLSASPLKVSYSEEIEEAVAMIQPLLQKKLNGKLNSRWLGLKLLDTDVSLMKEIDSYLGENFLKDPTLFAGVMRAKSFLKEKGFSKDGLKDQMVSSLVTAAENVCRGAVTYEKEKYSAFDRRLDRILTSKMTGYPIMLVLLALIFWITITGANYPSELLSNGLFWVQDRLTDFFRSINAPEWFYGALVFGVYRVLAWVVSVMLPPMAIFFPLFTLLEDAGYLPRVAYNLDKPFKRCCACGKQALTMCMESINLYYKNVNYIHTEKSPSTAVCWTGGGDFFSWKILNMKSKKYCVLNCVLIMQTSYL, via the coding sequence ATGGGGTTAACAAATCGTTCGGTTGGAATTAACGCCGTGGATTCCGGGTTAAAAATTCAAAAGCATACACCGCTTGATCGGGTGATTGCGTTGGCAGGAAATCCAAATGTGGGGAAGAGTACCGTCTTTAATGGGCTTACAGGCATGAATCAGCATACCGGAAATTGGCCGGGAAAAACGGTCACCAATGCGCAGGGGTATTGTGGAACAAAGAAACATTCTTATGTGATGGTGGATATTCCGGGAACCTATTCTCTGATGGCGCATTCTGCAGAAGAAGAAGTCGCCCGAAATTTTATCTGCTTTGGGGATCCAGATGCAGTGGTCGTTGTCTGTGATGCGACTTGTCTGGAACGTAATCTCAATCTGGTTTTACAGACGATGGAGATTTCTTCAAAAGTAGTTGTGTGCGTCAATTTAATGGACGAAGCCAAGAAAAAGAACATTTACATCGATTTAAAAATGCTCCAAAAGCGTTTGGGAGTACCGATCGTCAGTACCGTAGCCAGAAAGAAAAGTAGCCTACAAAAGCTAATGAATACTTTGGATAGTGTAGTTGATGGGAAACTTTCAGCTTCTCCGCTAAAAGTTAGTTATTCAGAAGAAATTGAAGAAGCAGTTGCGATGATACAGCCGCTGCTCCAAAAAAAATTAAATGGAAAGTTAAATAGTCGGTGGTTGGGTTTAAAGCTGCTGGACACAGACGTATCTTTAATGAAAGAGATTGATTCTTATTTAGGAGAAAATTTTCTCAAGGACCCAACTCTTTTTGCAGGGGTTATGCGGGCAAAAAGTTTCCTTAAGGAAAAAGGATTTAGTAAAGATGGGTTAAAAGATCAGATGGTTTCTTCTTTGGTAACTGCTGCCGAAAATGTATGCCGCGGCGCGGTTACATACGAGAAGGAAAAATATAGCGCATTTGACCGTCGACTGGATCGGATTCTCACAAGTAAAATGACTGGATATCCAATTATGCTTGTACTTTTGGCTTTGATTTTCTGGATTACGATTACAGGCGCCAATTATCCATCAGAACTTTTATCAAATGGCTTATTTTGGGTACAGGATCGGCTGACAGATTTCTTTCGTTCTATCAATGCGCCGGAATGGTTTTATGGAGCGCTGGTATTTGGAGTTTATCGGGTGCTTGCGTGGGTCGTTTCGGTGATGCTTCCACCAATGGCAATCTTTTTCCCGTTATTTACGCTTTTGGAAGATGCCGGATACCTGCCTAGAGTGGCTTATAATCTCGATAAGCCGTTTAAACGCTGTTGTGCCTGCGGAAAGCAAGCACTTACTATGTGCATGGAGAGTATAAATTTGTATTATAAGAATGTGAATTATATTCACACAGAAAAATCACCATCAACTGCCGTATGTTGGACGGGTGGTGGTGATTTTTTTAGTTGGAAAATATTAAATATGAAGTCAAAAAAGTACTGCGTATTAAATTGTGTACTCATAATGCAGACAAGTTATTTATAA
- a CDS encoding glycosyltransferase family 2 protein, with protein MDQIAVLIPCYNEEKTIGKVIADTKAVLPSATVYVYNNNSQDRTVEIAKLAGAIVRNEYMQGKGNVIRRMFREIDAKCYIMVDGDDTYPIDAVPEMADKVLHHNADMVVGDRLSSTYFTENKRPFHNFGNSLVRKSINKLFSCDVKDIMTGFRAFSYDFVKTFPVLSKGFEIETEMTIHAVYNNMQIDNVVIEYRNRPEGSISKLNTYSDGFKVLKTIFNLYKNYKPLGFFGIFAAILAVVSTLNVIPVLTDYVKTGLVAKFPTLITCGFIAIAAFLSFFSGLILSNMEKNAKRTFEILRNMIHKNKN; from the coding sequence ATGGATCAAATTGCAGTCTTAATTCCCTGTTACAATGAGGAGAAAACGATAGGAAAAGTAATAGCAGACACAAAAGCCGTTTTGCCATCAGCAACAGTATATGTTTATAACAATAATTCACAGGATCGAACTGTTGAAATTGCTAAACTAGCAGGTGCTATCGTACGAAATGAATACATGCAAGGTAAAGGGAATGTAATCCGACGTATGTTTCGAGAAATTGACGCAAAGTGCTATATCATGGTAGACGGAGATGATACTTATCCTATAGACGCTGTTCCAGAAATGGCAGACAAAGTTCTTCACCATAATGCAGATATGGTGGTAGGAGATCGGTTATCCTCCACATACTTCACAGAAAACAAGCGTCCATTTCATAATTTTGGTAACTCATTAGTTCGAAAGAGTATTAACAAATTATTTAGTTGCGATGTAAAAGATATTATGACCGGATTCCGTGCGTTCAGTTATGATTTTGTAAAGACGTTTCCAGTCCTGTCAAAAGGATTTGAAATTGAAACTGAGATGACGATTCATGCGGTTTATAATAATATGCAGATCGATAACGTGGTTATTGAATATCGCAATCGTCCGGAAGGAAGCATATCGAAACTAAACACTTACTCGGACGGTTTTAAGGTACTCAAGACTATTTTCAATCTGTATAAAAATTATAAACCATTGGGATTTTTCGGTATATTTGCAGCAATATTAGCTGTGGTATCAACATTGAACGTTATACCGGTTTTAACAGATTATGTTAAGACGGGTCTCGTAGCAAAATTTCCCACATTAATTACATGTGGATTTATCGCAATAGCAGCGTTTTTATCATTCTTCTCAGGATTAATTCTGTCAAATATGGAGAAAAACGCCAAGCGAACATTTGAGATTTTACGAAATATGATTCATAAAAATAAGAATTAA
- a CDS encoding DUF6020 family protein, whose amino-acid sequence MKLHLNKLASNKQIIMSIIFATIATWGIQNMIKGELTLLSYSNSIFSWIWFVILMFLWYKTLEIDNSNALAIRILLALFFSASLVFGSIIIKSGYAQANKGQTWVAIISGTFLWYPLITIALKSISKINLNLQVFKEPKCITKLSEKFPILFEIIVWIIIFLSWVPNLIASFPGIYGYDSVYQINFYINHRFSLHHPIIHSYLLGFFTITVGDAIGNRQIGFLLYILIQMAILSFAFAETIRNLRNWHLPFIVQLVMLLLFMFLPTNSIMSFSSTKDIIYSATFLLMVLQWAKLVVNNKYLESKKSVALTIVIVFINLIFRNNAIYVNIMAMIIGLLIFHKWKINKKILSIGIISCVLFGVYSGPITALAGGVKSDSLQEMLSVPIMQLSRAATVGSPQLNSEDISEIAEYIPDYSKYTNNQQGISDLMKQTFNSDLCKSDPKRFIALWIKVGKKCPTSYVDAFLRLTIGLWYPDMNYRDPQAYHPYWEYDNTSQNNKNWVLITRQTPTSFQWLEKWLHNLSYNNNYQSMPIFSMLFSSGFFVWNMLLYITYAFYKHSYQLLFPAAFLFALWLTLLLGPVVLYRYIYPLVITTPVLLGLILKNEQNILKLGDD is encoded by the coding sequence ATGAAATTGCATTTGAATAAATTGGCATCAAATAAACAAATTATTATGTCTATAATTTTTGCTACAATAGCAACATGGGGAATTCAGAATATGATAAAAGGTGAACTAACGCTTTTATCATATTCTAATAGTATTTTTTCATGGATCTGGTTTGTTATACTAATGTTTCTTTGGTATAAAACGTTAGAAATTGATAATTCTAATGCACTTGCTATAAGAATACTTCTCGCTCTATTTTTTTCTGCTTCGCTTGTTTTTGGCTCAATTATCATCAAAAGTGGATATGCGCAAGCGAACAAAGGACAAACATGGGTAGCAATCATTTCAGGCACCTTTTTGTGGTATCCATTGATCACAATCGCACTCAAGTCTATTTCTAAAATAAATTTAAATCTACAAGTATTTAAAGAACCCAAATGTATAACAAAACTCTCAGAAAAGTTCCCTATACTATTTGAAATAATAGTATGGATTATTATTTTCTTATCATGGGTGCCAAACCTCATAGCATCTTTTCCAGGAATTTATGGATATGATAGTGTTTACCAGATAAATTTTTATATCAATCATCGATTTAGTTTACATCACCCAATCATTCATTCATATCTTCTTGGCTTTTTCACAATCACAGTTGGCGATGCTATAGGAAATAGACAAATAGGATTTTTACTGTATATTCTTATTCAGATGGCCATTCTTTCTTTTGCATTTGCTGAAACCATAAGAAATCTGCGTAATTGGCATTTGCCTTTTATTGTACAACTAGTAATGCTGCTTCTCTTCATGTTCCTACCGACAAATTCCATAATGTCGTTTTCTTCAACGAAAGATATTATTTATTCTGCAACATTTCTACTAATGGTTTTGCAGTGGGCAAAACTGGTTGTCAATAACAAGTATCTTGAATCAAAAAAAAGCGTCGCATTGACAATTGTTATTGTATTCATAAACTTAATTTTTAGGAATAATGCTATATATGTAAATATTATGGCAATGATCATTGGCTTATTAATTTTTCATAAATGGAAGATTAATAAAAAGATCTTATCAATTGGAATCATCTCATGTGTCCTTTTTGGAGTTTATTCAGGACCAATTACAGCACTCGCTGGTGGCGTAAAGTCCGATTCACTCCAAGAGATGTTGAGCGTTCCAATTATGCAGTTGTCACGTGCGGCAACCGTTGGATCCCCTCAGCTAAACTCTGAAGATATTAGTGAAATAGCTGAATACATACCTGATTATTCAAAATACACAAATAATCAACAAGGTATCTCAGACCTTATGAAACAGACATTTAATTCCGATTTATGTAAGTCAGATCCAAAAAGGTTTATAGCTTTATGGATAAAAGTCGGGAAAAAATGCCCAACTTCATATGTAGATGCGTTCTTGCGCTTGACTATTGGTCTATGGTATCCAGATATGAATTACCGTGATCCACAAGCATATCACCCATATTGGGAATATGATAATACTTCACAAAATAATAAAAATTGGGTTTTGATTACAAGACAAACACCTACATCTTTCCAATGGCTAGAAAAATGGTTACATAATTTATCTTATAACAATAATTATCAGTCTATGCCTATATTTTCAATGCTATTTAGTTCTGGCTTTTTTGTGTGGAACATGCTACTCTATATAACTTATGCATTTTATAAGCATAGCTATCAACTTTTATTTCCGGCAGCATTCCTATTTGCATTATGGCTCACATTATTATTAGGACCAGTTGTTTTATATAGATATATTTACCCACTTGTAATAACTACACCTGTCCTTTTAGGGCTTATCTTAAAAAATGAACAAAATATATTAAAATTAGGTGACGATTGA
- a CDS encoding glycosyltransferase, producing MIKMEKIPIVIPAYEPDNRLIKLLQEFNENDIGPVILVNDGSCHEYDPIFEKAERLLNEHDGVLLKHPQNMGKGRALKTAFSYIINNYQNAIGAITADSDGQHTVECIKAVMDAFYNEPKCLVLGVRQFNGAGIPWKSRFGNNLTKKVFAVVSGVHVSDTQTGLRGIPISFMEQLLEVKGDRFEFEMQMLLESAGKYNIVEIPIKTVYDSEENHQTHFNPIKDSIKIYRILGKKILKYIFSSFSSSIIDLILFSFFCLILKNKNLNLYVAISTVLARIISATYNYFMNYKVVFKSSESIKTSGIKYAMLAAVQMSMSAFLVTTFVRIFSVIPEVVVKIIIDTILFFVSYHIQQRYIFFKS from the coding sequence ATGATAAAGATGGAAAAAATACCAATAGTAATTCCTGCTTATGAACCAGATAATAGATTGATCAAATTGTTACAAGAATTTAATGAAAATGATATTGGTCCAGTTATATTGGTTAATGATGGTAGCTGTCATGAATATGATCCTATTTTTGAAAAAGCAGAAAGACTTTTAAATGAGCATGATGGTGTTTTATTGAAACATCCACAAAACATGGGAAAAGGGAGAGCTCTAAAAACAGCATTTTCCTATATTATAAACAATTATCAGAATGCAATAGGGGCTATTACAGCTGATTCAGATGGACAACATACCGTAGAATGTATAAAAGCTGTTATGGATGCATTCTACAATGAACCAAAATGTTTGGTATTAGGGGTGCGACAATTTAATGGAGCTGGAATACCGTGGAAAAGCCGATTTGGCAATAATTTGACAAAGAAAGTATTTGCAGTGGTATCGGGCGTTCATGTAAGTGATACACAAACAGGACTTCGTGGGATTCCTATTTCATTTATGGAACAACTTCTTGAAGTTAAAGGCGATAGATTTGAATTTGAAATGCAAATGCTGTTAGAAAGTGCAGGTAAATATAATATAGTTGAAATACCAATAAAAACAGTTTATGATTCAGAAGAAAATCATCAGACACATTTTAACCCAATAAAAGATTCTATTAAAATCTATAGGATTCTCGGAAAAAAAATTTTAAAATATATCTTTTCATCATTTTCATCAAGCATTATAGATTTAATTTTGTTTTCATTTTTTTGTTTGATACTTAAAAATAAAAATTTGAATTTATATGTTGCAATTTCAACGGTACTAGCAAGAATAATATCTGCAACATATAATTATTTTATGAATTATAAGGTCGTTTTTAAGAGCAGTGAATCAATTAAAACCTCTGGTATTAAATATGCGATGCTAGCAGCAGTACAAATGAGTATGAGCGCCTTTCTTGTTACCACATTTGTAAGAATTTTTTCTGTAATTCCAGAAGTCGTGGTTAAGATAATCATTGACACTATTTTATTTTTTGTTAGTTACCATATACAGCAGAGATATATTTTTTTTAAATCGTAA
- a CDS encoding phage holin family protein, translating to MDTLTKTKAVFTAIVGVLASWLGELAVPMLVLVICNLIDYVTGLAAASKRGQKISSYRGIQGIAKKVCMWLLVAVGAVLDWLLSYAGDKLGMTIHLPMLIASLVAVWLICNELISILENIGDIGIPLPGFLGRLVSMLKSKVDSQVPDDASNQK from the coding sequence ATGGATACATTAACAAAAACGAAGGCGGTATTTACTGCCATCGTAGGAGTTCTGGCGTCTTGGCTCGGAGAACTTGCCGTGCCGATGTTGGTACTAGTCATTTGTAATTTGATTGATTATGTGACCGGCTTAGCCGCAGCATCAAAGCGTGGCCAAAAGATCAGTAGCTATCGAGGCATTCAGGGTATTGCGAAAAAGGTTTGTATGTGGCTGCTGGTAGCGGTCGGTGCAGTGCTTGACTGGCTTCTTTCTTATGCAGGTGACAAGCTCGGAATGACCATTCATCTGCCGATGCTGATCGCGTCGCTTGTAGCTGTCTGGCTGATCTGCAACGAATTAATCAGCATTCTCGAAAACATTGGAGATATCGGAATTCCGCTGCCTGGTTTCTTAGGGCGCCTCGTTTCGATGCTCAAGAGTAAGGTCGACTCTCAGGTACCGGATGATGCCAGCAATCAAAAGTAA